Proteins from a single region of Cupriavidus sp. MP-37:
- a CDS encoding LysR family transcriptional regulator, with protein MIPPVSTLHGRLKMQHLRLLLAVEERGSLRQAAEALTLTQPAVSKMLQDMEDLLGVPLYERHARGLRPTRFGLAATRYARLVFADMGGLRDELVALESGKIGRVRIGAVMAPTPGLLADVIRQLNRDHPRLEVAVHVETSDVLMPQLERDQLDIVLGRVPDGWDSSGLEFEQLGDEGLTIVVGPQHPLARRRKLSFAELTRYPWIMQPRPSPMRALIDRSFEDAGVPAPPSTIETAAVLMTTSLLADSELIAVLPESVAAYYGRLGALAVLPLPLPRKLGPYGIVTRRGRPPTASMSLLIDALRALSR; from the coding sequence ATGATCCCACCCGTCAGCACCCTCCACGGCCGCCTGAAGATGCAGCACCTGCGGCTGCTGCTGGCGGTGGAAGAGCGCGGCTCGCTGCGCCAGGCGGCAGAGGCGCTGACGCTGACGCAGCCCGCGGTCAGCAAGATGCTGCAGGACATGGAAGACCTGCTCGGCGTGCCGTTGTATGAGCGCCATGCGCGCGGCCTGCGGCCGACGCGCTTCGGGCTGGCGGCGACGCGCTACGCGCGGCTGGTGTTTGCGGATATGGGCGGCTTGCGCGACGAGCTGGTGGCGCTGGAATCCGGCAAGATCGGCCGGGTGCGCATCGGCGCGGTGATGGCGCCGACGCCGGGGCTGCTGGCCGATGTGATCCGGCAGCTCAACCGCGATCACCCGCGGCTGGAGGTGGCGGTGCATGTGGAGACCAGCGATGTGCTGATGCCGCAGCTGGAGCGCGACCAGCTCGATATCGTGCTCGGGCGCGTGCCCGATGGCTGGGACAGCAGTGGTCTCGAGTTCGAGCAGCTCGGCGACGAGGGCCTCACCATCGTAGTTGGGCCGCAGCATCCGCTGGCGCGGCGCCGCAAGCTGTCGTTCGCGGAGCTGACCCGCTATCCGTGGATCATGCAGCCGCGCCCCAGCCCGATGCGGGCGCTGATCGACCGCTCGTTCGAGGATGCCGGCGTGCCGGCACCGCCGTCGACCATCGAGACCGCGGCGGTGCTGATGACGACCTCGTTGCTGGCGGACAGCGAGCTGATCGCGGTGTTGCCGGAATCGGTGGCGGCCTACTATGGCCGGCTTGGCGCGCTGGCGGTGCTGCCGTTGCCGCTGCCGCGCAAGCTGGGGCCCTACGGCATCGTCACGCGGCGGGGCCGCCCGCCGACGGCATCGATGAGCCTGCTGATCGATGCCTTGCGGGCATTGTCGCGCTAG
- a CDS encoding YhcG family protein, whose translation MANVSPSNADYLSWLADLKTRVEQARRRAALSVNRELVVLYWQIGSDILDRQKRQGWGARTIDRLAHDLRKTFPDMKGFSPRNLKYMRALAQAWPSGEFVQQAAAQLPWFHWCTLLDKVKKREAREWYAIQAAEHGWSRNVLVFQIETRLHDRQGGAVSNFAERLPPAHSDLARDALKDPYIFDFLGLAADARERDIERALTQHITRFLLELGAGFAFLGQQYRLEVGGEEFYIDLLFYHLKLRCYVAVELKTTPFRPEFAGQLNFYLSAIDSQLKAPDDRPSIGLLLCKERNRLVAEYALRGLAKPMGVAEYQLLREIPDLLTSDLPSIEQIESELESEANGARPSRKP comes from the coding sequence ATGGCTAACGTATCGCCGTCGAATGCTGATTACCTGTCGTGGTTGGCTGACCTGAAAACAAGAGTCGAGCAAGCGCGCCGACGTGCTGCCCTTTCCGTCAATCGGGAACTGGTCGTCCTCTACTGGCAGATCGGAAGCGATATTCTCGATCGCCAGAAACGCCAGGGCTGGGGTGCAAGGACCATTGACCGCCTTGCGCACGATCTCCGCAAGACGTTTCCAGACATGAAAGGATTTTCGCCACGCAACCTGAAATACATGCGTGCTTTGGCGCAAGCTTGGCCGAGTGGGGAATTTGTGCAGCAGGCTGCTGCACAATTGCCCTGGTTCCATTGGTGCACGCTGCTAGACAAGGTCAAGAAGCGTGAGGCACGCGAGTGGTATGCCATTCAGGCAGCGGAACACGGCTGGTCGCGCAACGTGCTGGTTTTTCAGATCGAGACGCGCTTGCATGACCGGCAAGGTGGCGCAGTCAGCAATTTTGCGGAACGGCTGCCGCCCGCACATTCGGACCTGGCCAGGGACGCGCTAAAGGATCCATACATCTTCGACTTCCTGGGCCTGGCCGCCGACGCGCGCGAACGTGACATTGAGCGCGCGCTCACGCAACACATCACGCGCTTCCTGCTGGAGCTCGGCGCGGGCTTTGCCTTTTTGGGGCAGCAGTACCGACTCGAAGTTGGCGGCGAAGAGTTCTATATTGATTTGCTGTTCTACCATCTGAAGTTACGCTGCTATGTGGCAGTCGAACTGAAGACAACGCCTTTCAGACCAGAGTTCGCCGGCCAGTTGAACTTCTATTTGTCGGCCATCGATAGCCAACTCAAGGCGCCGGATGACCGCCCGTCGATCGGCTTGCTGCTGTGCAAGGAGCGCAATCGATTGGTTGCCGAATATGCGCTGCGAGGCCTCGCCAAGCCAATGGGCGTAGCCGAATATCAGCTCTTACGGGAAATTCCTGATCTGCTGACTTCTGACTTGCCTTCTATCGAGCAGATCGAGTCCGAATTGGAATCGGAAGCCAACGGTGCCCGGCCATCCCGCAAGCCATAG
- a CDS encoding phytoene/squalene synthase family protein → MGNTSRAFLLGPLLKGVSRSFYLTLRVLPAGMREPAGLAYLLARAADTIADTALIPPARRLTLLLSLREQVNGTAGGATPAIDIAAEVAGHQEQSDERLLLASLEPALAVLTQLGAADRQAVRQIVSTLTEGMEFDLRTFPDEGSGRVAALSDCDALDRYTYMVAGCVGEFWTRMTSARVPAAIGDSGAMLRRGVRFGKALQMTNVLRDCGKDLSIGRCYLPQTMLERHGLRAADLLGPDASALARPLMFELVRKTLEHFDEALAYTLAIPTRFVRLRLACLWPVLIGMETLLRLVRNDDWLDPAKASRLPRSAVYRILAGSLPAVLSNGRLRRWFARLRRDIDAAVVR, encoded by the coding sequence ATGGGCAACACCAGCCGTGCTTTCCTTCTCGGTCCGCTGCTCAAAGGCGTCTCGCGTTCGTTCTATCTCACACTGCGCGTGCTGCCCGCCGGCATGCGCGAACCGGCGGGGCTGGCTTACCTGCTGGCGCGTGCGGCCGATACGATTGCCGATACCGCGCTGATCCCGCCGGCGCGGCGGCTGACGTTGCTGCTGTCGCTGCGCGAGCAGGTCAACGGCACCGCCGGAGGCGCGACCCCTGCCATCGATATCGCGGCGGAAGTGGCCGGGCACCAGGAGCAGTCGGACGAGCGCCTGCTGCTTGCATCGCTGGAGCCTGCGCTGGCGGTGCTGACGCAGCTTGGCGCGGCCGACCGGCAAGCGGTACGGCAGATCGTGTCGACGCTGACCGAAGGCATGGAATTTGACCTGCGCACGTTTCCAGACGAAGGTTCCGGCCGCGTGGCCGCGCTGAGCGACTGCGACGCGCTGGACCGCTATACCTACATGGTCGCCGGATGCGTGGGCGAATTCTGGACGCGCATGACCAGCGCCCGGGTGCCGGCTGCGATCGGCGACAGCGGGGCCATGCTGCGCCGCGGCGTTCGCTTCGGCAAGGCCCTGCAAATGACCAACGTGCTGCGCGACTGCGGCAAGGACCTGAGCATCGGCCGCTGCTACCTGCCTCAGACGATGCTGGAGCGGCACGGCTTGCGCGCGGCGGACCTGCTGGGCCCGGACGCCTCGGCGTTGGCGCGGCCCCTGATGTTCGAGCTGGTGCGCAAGACGCTGGAACACTTCGACGAGGCGCTGGCGTACACGCTGGCCATCCCCACGCGCTTCGTCAGGCTGCGGCTGGCGTGCCTTTGGCCGGTGCTGATCGGCATGGAGACCTTGCTGCGCCTGGTCCGCAACGACGACTGGCTGGATCCGGCAAAGGCGTCCAGGCTGCCGCGCAGCGCGGTTTACCGGATCCTTGCCGGTTCGCTGCCGGCGGTGCTGTCGAACGGCCGCTTGCGGCGGTGGTTTGCGCGTCTGCGGCGGGACATCGACGCCGCCGTCGTCCGCTGA
- a CDS encoding DUF799 domain-containing protein, which yields MMRRLLTYVAGVAMAMLFAGCAVPTKQVDYSAFKASRPRSIVVLPPQNTSPDIKATYAMLSQATFPLAESGYYVLPVAVVDETFRQNGLTVPDEIHALPLAKLHEIFGADAALYVTVTEYGSRYQILSSVTRVAANAKLVDLKKGDVLWSGTAVAATDSSSSGGGLIGMLISAAITQAMNHTMDASYTVAGSTSYRLLAAGQPGGLLYGPRSPKYQSD from the coding sequence ATGATGCGCCGCCTCCTCACCTATGTCGCAGGCGTGGCCATGGCCATGCTGTTCGCTGGCTGTGCCGTGCCGACCAAGCAGGTCGATTACTCCGCCTTCAAGGCCAGCCGGCCGCGCTCGATCGTGGTATTGCCGCCGCAGAACACCTCGCCGGACATCAAGGCCACCTATGCCATGCTGTCGCAAGCCACCTTCCCGCTGGCGGAATCGGGCTACTACGTGCTGCCCGTGGCCGTGGTCGACGAAACCTTCCGGCAGAACGGCCTGACGGTGCCGGACGAGATCCATGCCCTGCCACTGGCCAAGCTGCACGAGATCTTTGGCGCGGATGCGGCGCTGTATGTCACCGTGACCGAGTATGGCTCCCGCTACCAGATCCTCAGCAGCGTGACGCGGGTGGCGGCAAACGCCAAGCTGGTCGACCTGAAGAAGGGCGATGTCTTGTGGTCCGGCACCGCCGTAGCCGCCACCGACAGCTCGAGCAGCGGCGGCGGGCTGATCGGCATGCTGATAAGTGCGGCCATCACGCAGGCGATGAACCACACCATGGACGCCAGCTACACCGTTGCCGGCAGCACCAGCTACCGGCTGCTGGCAGCGGGCCAGCCCGGCGGCCTGCTGTATGGGCCGCGCTCGCCGAAGTACCAGTCGGACTGA
- a CDS encoding DUF4810 domain-containing protein, protein MMNTVMLHRAAILSAAGSILLAGCAAPKPMYQWEGYQTQVYEYFKGESKEAQITALESGLQKIQAQSGSVPPGYHAQLGLLYLNIGKGDQMIKEFQTEKTLFPESTQYMDFLLRNVKSDTRTEIKTGAAASKDAGTASTAGSPQ, encoded by the coding sequence ATGATGAACACGGTCATGCTGCATCGCGCAGCAATATTGTCGGCCGCCGGCAGCATCCTGCTTGCCGGTTGCGCGGCGCCCAAGCCCATGTACCAGTGGGAGGGGTATCAGACGCAGGTCTACGAGTATTTCAAGGGCGAATCGAAGGAAGCCCAGATCACGGCCCTGGAAAGCGGGCTGCAGAAGATCCAGGCGCAGAGCGGGTCGGTGCCGCCGGGCTATCACGCCCAGCTTGGCTTGCTGTACCTGAACATCGGCAAGGGCGACCAGATGATCAAGGAATTCCAGACCGAAAAGACGCTGTTTCCGGAATCGACGCAATATATGGATTTCCTGCTCCGGAACGTGAAGAGCGACACCCGCACCGAGATCAAGACCGGCGCCGCCGCAAGCAAGGACGCCGGTACCGCCAGCACCGCAGGGAGCCCCCAATGA
- a CDS encoding CsgG/HfaB family protein — protein sequence MKSCCLLAAAAAAALLLAGCATETSTALPVQKVESASRPYQGVRTPIAVGKFDNRSNYMRGVFSDGIDRLSGQAKTSLVTHLQQTNRFNVLERENLAEIKREAAIKNQAQRLKGADYVVTGDITEFGRKEVGDVQLFGILGRGREQVAYAKVNLNIVNINTSEVVYATQGAGEYKLSNREVIGFGGTASYDSTLNGKVMDLAMREAVNNLVSAIETGAWKPAQQ from the coding sequence ATGAAATCGTGCTGCCTGCTCGCCGCCGCCGCCGCCGCCGCGCTGCTGCTGGCAGGCTGCGCTACCGAGACCTCGACCGCCTTGCCGGTACAGAAGGTGGAGAGCGCCAGCCGGCCCTACCAGGGCGTGCGCACGCCGATTGCCGTCGGCAAGTTCGACAACCGTTCCAACTACATGCGCGGGGTGTTTTCGGACGGCATCGACCGCCTGAGCGGCCAGGCCAAGACCAGCCTCGTGACCCATCTGCAGCAGACCAACCGCTTCAATGTGCTGGAGCGCGAGAACCTGGCGGAAATCAAGCGCGAGGCGGCGATCAAGAACCAGGCGCAACGCCTCAAGGGCGCCGACTATGTGGTGACCGGCGACATTACCGAGTTCGGCCGCAAGGAAGTCGGCGACGTGCAGTTGTTCGGCATTCTCGGCCGCGGCCGCGAGCAGGTGGCCTATGCCAAGGTCAATCTCAACATCGTCAACATCAACACCTCGGAAGTGGTCTATGCCACGCAAGGCGCGGGCGAATACAAGCTGTCGAACCGCGAGGTGATCGGTTTTGGCGGCACGGCCAGTTATGACTCGACCCTCAACGGCAAGGTCATGGACCTGGCCATGCGCGAGGCCGTGAACAACCTGGTCAGCGCCATCGAGACGGGCGCCTGGAAGCCGGCCCAGCAATAA
- a CDS encoding tripartite tricarboxylate transporter substrate binding protein has protein sequence MRQDSQTSTTRRRLLAAGVALATTIAGFAGAAHAQGGYPTKPITLIVPFSAGGTTDILARIVGLQLGKALGQPVVIDNRPGAGGNIGASLAAKAPGDGYTLFMGTIGTHAINQSLYSKLPYDPVKDFAPISRVAMVPNLVVANPKVPVNNIKELIAYVKANPDKLSYGSSGSGSSMHLSGELFNSMTGLHIQHIPYKGSAPAVNDLLGNQIGLMFDNMPSSYPHVKAGKLRALAVTSAKRSPALPNVPTVAESGVPGYEATSWFALYATGGTPQAIVDRLNAELVKILAMPDVKKQMADQGAEPNPEKPAQLAAFMKSETAKWAKVVKASGATVD, from the coding sequence ATGAGACAAGATTCCCAAACCTCCACCACGCGCCGCCGCCTGCTTGCCGCCGGCGTGGCGCTGGCCACCACCATCGCCGGCTTTGCCGGCGCGGCCCATGCACAGGGCGGCTATCCGACCAAGCCGATCACGCTGATCGTGCCGTTCTCGGCCGGCGGCACCACCGACATCCTGGCGCGCATCGTCGGCCTGCAGCTGGGCAAGGCGCTCGGCCAGCCGGTGGTGATCGACAACCGTCCGGGCGCGGGCGGCAACATCGGCGCCTCGCTCGCCGCCAAGGCTCCGGGCGACGGCTACACGCTGTTCATGGGCACCATCGGCACGCACGCGATCAACCAGTCGCTGTACTCCAAGCTGCCGTACGACCCGGTCAAGGACTTCGCCCCGATCAGCCGCGTGGCGATGGTGCCGAACCTGGTGGTGGCCAACCCCAAGGTGCCGGTCAACAACATCAAGGAGCTGATCGCCTACGTCAAGGCCAACCCGGACAAGCTGTCGTACGGCTCGTCGGGCAGCGGCTCGTCGATGCACCTGTCGGGTGAGCTGTTCAACTCGATGACCGGCCTGCATATCCAGCACATCCCCTACAAGGGCAGCGCGCCGGCCGTGAACGACCTGCTGGGCAACCAGATCGGCCTGATGTTCGACAACATGCCGTCGTCGTACCCGCACGTGAAGGCGGGCAAGCTGCGCGCGCTGGCCGTGACCTCGGCCAAGCGCTCGCCGGCGCTGCCCAACGTGCCGACCGTGGCCGAATCCGGCGTGCCGGGCTATGAAGCCACCTCGTGGTTCGCGCTGTACGCCACCGGCGGCACGCCGCAGGCCATCGTCGACCGCCTCAACGCCGAGCTGGTGAAGATCCTGGCCATGCCCGACGTGAAGAAGCAGATGGCCGACCAGGGCGCCGAACCCAACCCGGAAAAGCCGGCGCAGCTGGCTGCGTTCATGAAGTCGGAAACGGCCAAGTGGGCGAAGGTGGTGAAGGCGTCGGGGGCGACGGTGGATTGA
- a CDS encoding SDR family NAD(P)-dependent oxidoreductase, with amino-acid sequence MSLPPATLVTGGSSGIGRAICEMLLADGVTQVVNVDYAEPAWSHPNMTFFQADLTDAEATRAVAEQVTSRFAVTRLVNNAGATRPGTATSATVADLDYVTGLHLQAPLLLLQACLPAMRAAGFGRIVNMASRAALGKPERVVYSATKAGLIGMTRTLAMELGGDGITVNAVAPGPIATELFRKSNPEGAEQTKRILASITVKRMGTPEDVARAAMFFLSPDNGFVTGQVLYVCGGTTLGVAPV; translated from the coding sequence ATGTCCCTCCCCCCAGCCACCCTCGTCACCGGCGGCAGTTCCGGCATCGGCCGCGCCATCTGTGAAATGCTGCTGGCCGATGGCGTGACCCAGGTGGTCAATGTCGACTATGCCGAGCCGGCGTGGTCGCATCCCAACATGACCTTCTTCCAGGCCGACCTGACCGACGCCGAGGCCACCCGCGCCGTGGCGGAGCAGGTCACGTCGCGTTTTGCCGTCACGCGCCTGGTGAACAATGCCGGTGCCACGCGCCCCGGCACCGCCACCAGCGCCACCGTCGCCGATTTGGACTACGTGACCGGTCTGCACCTGCAGGCGCCGCTGTTGCTGCTGCAAGCCTGCCTGCCCGCGATGCGCGCCGCAGGCTTCGGCCGCATCGTCAACATGGCCTCGCGCGCGGCGCTGGGCAAGCCCGAGCGCGTGGTGTACTCCGCCACCAAGGCCGGCCTGATCGGCATGACGCGCACGCTGGCGATGGAGCTGGGCGGCGACGGCATCACCGTCAACGCGGTGGCGCCGGGCCCGATCGCCACCGAGCTGTTCCGCAAGAGCAATCCGGAAGGCGCCGAGCAGACCAAGCGCATCCTCGCCAGCATCACCGTCAAGCGCATGGGCACGCCCGAAGACGTCGCGCGCGCTGCGATGTTCTTCCTGTCGCCCGACAACGGCTTCGTCACCGGCCAGGTGCTGTACGTGTGCGGCGGCACCACGCTGGGCGTTGCGCCGGTGTAA
- the pcaF gene encoding 3-oxoadipyl-CoA thiolase: MTEAFICDAIRTPIGRYGGSLSAVRADDLGAVPLKALMARNANVDWKAIDDVIYGNANQAGEDNRNVARMSSLLAGLPQDVPGATINRLCGSGMDATGTAARAIKAGEAHLMIAGGVESMSRAPFVMGKATSAFSRDAQIFDTTIGWRFINPAMRAAYGVDSMPETAENVATDYKISREDQDLMALRSQEKASRAQADGTLAQEITAVTIPQKKGDAIVVERDEHPRATSMEALAKLRGVVRPDGTVTAGNASGVNDGACALLLASEAGIKQHGLTPRARIVGMATAGVAPRVMGIGPAPATQKLLKQLGMTLDQIDVIELNEAFAAQGLAVLRELGVADDDQRVNPNGGAIALGHPLGMSGARLVTTAMYQLHRTGGRFALCTMCIGVGQGIAMVIERV, translated from the coding sequence ATGACCGAAGCCTTTATCTGCGACGCCATCCGCACCCCCATCGGCCGCTACGGCGGCAGCCTGTCCGCGGTGCGCGCGGACGACCTCGGCGCGGTGCCGCTGAAGGCGCTGATGGCCCGCAATGCCAACGTCGACTGGAAGGCCATCGATGACGTGATCTACGGCAACGCCAACCAGGCCGGCGAAGACAACCGCAACGTGGCGCGCATGTCGTCGCTGCTGGCGGGCCTGCCGCAGGACGTGCCGGGCGCCACCATCAACCGCCTGTGCGGTTCCGGCATGGACGCCACCGGCACCGCCGCGCGCGCGATCAAGGCGGGCGAAGCCCACCTGATGATCGCCGGCGGCGTGGAAAGCATGAGCCGCGCCCCGTTCGTGATGGGCAAGGCCACCAGCGCGTTCTCGCGCGATGCGCAGATCTTCGATACCACCATCGGCTGGCGCTTCATCAATCCGGCGATGCGCGCCGCCTACGGCGTGGACTCGATGCCCGAGACCGCCGAGAACGTCGCCACCGACTACAAGATCAGCCGCGAAGACCAGGACCTGATGGCGCTGCGCAGCCAGGAAAAGGCCTCGCGCGCGCAGGCCGACGGCACGCTCGCGCAGGAAATCACCGCCGTCACGATCCCGCAGAAGAAGGGCGATGCCATCGTGGTCGAGCGCGACGAGCACCCGCGCGCCACCAGCATGGAAGCGCTGGCCAAGCTGCGCGGCGTGGTCCGTCCTGACGGCACCGTGACCGCCGGCAATGCCTCGGGCGTGAATGACGGCGCCTGCGCGCTGCTGCTGGCGAGCGAAGCCGGCATCAAGCAACACGGCCTGACCCCGCGCGCGCGCATCGTCGGCATGGCCACCGCCGGCGTGGCGCCGCGCGTGATGGGCATCGGCCCGGCGCCGGCGACGCAGAAGCTGCTCAAGCAACTCGGCATGACGCTGGACCAGATCGACGTGATCGAGCTGAACGAAGCGTTTGCCGCACAGGGCCTGGCCGTGCTGCGCGAACTCGGCGTTGCCGACGACGACCAGCGTGTCAACCCCAACGGCGGCGCGATCGCGCTGGGCCACCCGCTCGGCATGAGCGGCGCGCGCCTGGTGACCACCGCGATGTACCAGCTGCACCGCACCGGCGGCCGCTTCGCGCTGTGCACGATGTGCATCGGCGTGGGGCAGGGCATTGCGATGGTGATCGAGCGGGTTTGA
- a CDS encoding CoA transferase subunit B: protein MQRLTRDQMAARVAKDIPDGAVVNLGIGLPTLVGNHLPADKEILLHSENGLLGMGPAPAPGEEDGDLINAGKQPVTIKPGGSYFHHADSFAMMRGGHLDFCVLGAFQVSQQGDLANWHTGAPGAIPAVGGAMDLAIGAKQVFVMMEHLTKQGESKIVAQCTYPLTGIGCVTRIYTDLATLDVTADGLVARDLVEGLSFDELQRLTGVPLKQA, encoded by the coding sequence ATGCAACGCCTGACCCGCGATCAGATGGCCGCCCGCGTGGCCAAAGACATTCCCGACGGTGCCGTGGTCAACCTCGGCATCGGCCTGCCCACCCTGGTCGGCAACCACCTGCCGGCGGACAAGGAAATCCTGCTGCACAGCGAGAACGGCCTGCTCGGCATGGGCCCGGCGCCCGCGCCCGGCGAGGAAGACGGCGACCTGATCAACGCCGGCAAGCAGCCGGTGACGATCAAGCCGGGTGGCTCGTACTTCCACCACGCCGATTCGTTCGCGATGATGCGTGGCGGCCATCTCGACTTCTGCGTGCTGGGCGCGTTCCAGGTGTCGCAGCAGGGCGACCTGGCCAACTGGCACACCGGCGCACCGGGCGCCATCCCCGCCGTGGGCGGCGCGATGGACCTGGCGATCGGCGCCAAGCAGGTGTTCGTGATGATGGAGCACCTGACCAAGCAGGGCGAAAGCAAGATCGTGGCGCAATGCACCTATCCGCTCACCGGCATCGGCTGCGTGACGCGCATCTACACTGACCTTGCCACGCTCGACGTCACCGCCGACGGCCTGGTTGCGCGCGACCTGGTGGAGGGCCTGAGCTTTGACGAACTGCAGCGCCTGACCGGCGTGCCCCTGAAGCAGGCCTGA
- a CDS encoding 3-oxoacid CoA-transferase subunit A: protein MINKLYDSVEAAVAGIHDGATILTGGFGLAGMPAELIDALIAQGARDLTIVNNNAGNGDTGLAALLKTRRVRKIICSFPRQADSYVFDSLYHAGEIELELVPQGNLAERIRAAGAGIGGFFTRTAYGTPLAEGKETRIIDGQGYVFETPIHADFALIKADTADRWGNLTYRKTARNFGPIMAMAAKCAIVQVTRVVELGEMDPEHIVTPGLFVKRVVKVA, encoded by the coding sequence GTGATCAACAAGCTATACGACTCGGTGGAAGCGGCGGTTGCCGGCATCCACGACGGCGCCACCATCCTGACCGGCGGCTTCGGCCTGGCAGGCATGCCCGCGGAACTGATCGACGCGCTGATCGCGCAGGGCGCGCGCGACCTCACCATCGTCAACAACAACGCCGGCAACGGCGACACCGGGCTGGCCGCGCTGCTCAAGACCAGGCGCGTGCGCAAGATCATCTGCTCGTTCCCGCGCCAGGCGGATTCCTACGTGTTCGATTCGCTCTACCACGCCGGCGAGATCGAGCTGGAGCTGGTGCCGCAGGGCAACCTGGCCGAGCGCATCCGCGCCGCCGGCGCCGGCATCGGCGGCTTCTTCACCCGCACCGCCTACGGCACGCCGCTGGCCGAGGGCAAGGAAACCCGCATCATCGACGGCCAGGGCTATGTGTTCGAAACCCCGATCCACGCCGACTTTGCGCTGATCAAGGCCGACACCGCCGACCGCTGGGGCAACCTGACCTACCGCAAGACCGCGCGCAACTTCGGCCCGATCATGGCGATGGCCGCCAAATGCGCGATCGTGCAGGTCACCCGCGTGGTCGAGCTGGGCGAGATGGATCCCGAGCACATCGTCACGCCGGGCCTGTTCGTCAAGCGTGTCGTCAAGGTCGCCTGA